The following are encoded together in the Salvia hispanica cultivar TCC Black 2014 chromosome 6, UniMelb_Shisp_WGS_1.0, whole genome shotgun sequence genome:
- the LOC125196277 gene encoding protein CutA, chloroplastic-like translates to MALRLSSVVSSTVVRRRLPLVGAFCVLSFGLSNLCAVSLSSRTGCAQSLPFAPLFRTKFGSQSESKKYHSVRMEASKTTVPSIVVYVTVPNKEAGKKLAESIVKERLAACVNRIPGVESVYEWKGEIQTDSEELLIIKTRESLLEALTEHVKANHEYDVPEVISLPITGGNLQYLEWIKNSTRD, encoded by the exons ATGGCACTAAGACTCTCATCCGTTGTCTCCTCCACAGTGGTCCGTAGGCGACTCCCTCTGGTGGGTGCCTTTTGTGTTCTTAGTTTCGGCCTCTCCAATCTCTGTGCCGTTTCTCTATCTTCGAGAACAGGGTGTGCTCAGTCTCTCCCTTTTGCCCCTCTCTTCCG GACGAAATTCGGTAGTCAGTCTGAGAGTAAGAAATATCATAGTGTAAGGATGGAAGCAAGTAAGACGACTGTACCCAGCATTGTTGTCTATGTTACAGTTCCAAACAAGGAAGCag GGAAAAAATTGGCTGAAAGCATAGTCAAAGAGCGGCTCGCAGCGTGTGTTAACCGAATACCAG GTGTTGAATCAGTTTATGAGTGGAAAGGAGAG ATACAAACTGACTCTGAAGAGCTGCTTATAATCAAGACGAGGGAATCTCTTCTAGAGGCTTTAACTGAGCATGTCAAGGCAAATCATGAATATGA TGTGCCTGAGGTGATTTCCTTGCCCATAACCGGTGGCAATCTCCAGTATTTGGAGTGGATTAAGAACAGTACTCGGGACTAA
- the LOC125196240 gene encoding protein NDL1-like isoform X2: MADLSVDSVCLDVETIYLGGKEHIVRTGTGSVSVIIYGDPEKPALITYPDLALNHVSCFQGLFFCPEAAALLLHNFCVYHISPPGHELGAAAISEGFPVPSVDDLADQILEVLNYFRLGAVMCMGVMAGAYILTLFAMKYRERVVGLILVSPLCKAPSWTEWLCNKVMSNLLYYYGMCGLLKECLLYRYYSKEVRGNAEVPESDIVQACRRLLDERQSANVLRFLQAIDRRPDLTDGLRKLKCRTLIFVGDSSPFHSESLDMIAKLDKRYSALVEVLDCGSIVTEEQPQAMLTSMEYFLMGYGLHMPSQHSGSPRSPLSPTCIAPELLSPESMGLKLKPIKTRVTSQRLH; the protein is encoded by the exons ATGGCTGATTTAAGCGTTGATTCCGTTTGCCTCGATGTGGAGACAATCTATCTCGGCGGGAag GAGCATATTGTGCGAACAGGAACTGGTTCGGTATCTGTTATTATATACGGTGATCCAGAGAAACCAGCTCTCATCACTTATCCGGATTTGGCTTTAAATC ATGTATCATGTTTTCAAGGTTTGTTCTTTTGTCCGGAAGCCGCGGCATTGCTCCTTCACAATTTCTGCGTTTACCATATCAGTCCTCCTGGGCATGAG TTGGGAGCTGCTGCAATTAGTGAAGGTTTTCCTGTGCCTTCTGTTGATGATTTAGCAGATCAAATTCTTGAGGTGCTCAACTACTTCAG ACTTGGTGCAGTCATGTGCATGGGAGTAATGGCTGGCGCTTACATCCTGACCTTGTTCGCT ATGAAATATAGGGAGCGGGTTGTTGGTTTGATACTTGTATCGCCTTTGTGCAAAGCACCATCATGGACAGAATGGCTCTGTAATAAG GTGATGTCAAATTTGCTGTACTATTACGGTATGTGTGGTCTTCTGAAGGAATGCTTACTTTACCGGTATTATAGCAAG GAAGTTCGTGGCAATGCAGAAGTTCCAGAATCTGACATAGTTCAAGCATGTAGAAGA CTGCTGGATGAGAGGCAGAGCGCAAATGTGCTTCGTTTTCTTCAAGCCATAGACAG GAGACCTGACCTAACTGATGGTTTGAGGAAATTGAAGTGCCGAACTCTGATATTTGTTGGGGATAGCTCTCCTTTTCATTCCGAGTCTCTCGACATGATTGCAAAACTGGACAAGAGATATAGTGCCTTAGTTGAG GTGCTCGATTGTGGATCAATTGTCACGGAGGAGCAGCCGCAAGCAATGTTGACATCAATGGAGTATTTCCTGATGGGTTACGGGCTGCACATGCCGAGTCAGCACAGTGGCAGCCCAAGGAGCCCGTTGAGCCCTACTTGTATCGCGCCAGAGCTCCTCTCCCCGGAGAGCATGGGATTGAAACTAAAACCGATCAAGACCCGCGTCACGTCACAAAGACTGCATTAG
- the LOC125196240 gene encoding protein NDL1-like isoform X1: MADLSVDSVCLDVETIYLGGKEHIVRTGTGSVSVIIYGDPEKPALITYPDLALNHVSCFQGLFFCPEAAALLLHNFCVYHISPPGHELGAAAISEGFPVPSVDDLADQILEVLNYFRLGAVMCMGVMAGAYILTLFAMKYRERVVGLILVSPLCKAPSWTEWLCNKVMSNLLYYYGMCGLLKECLLYRYYSKQEVRGNAEVPESDIVQACRRLLDERQSANVLRFLQAIDRRPDLTDGLRKLKCRTLIFVGDSSPFHSESLDMIAKLDKRYSALVEVLDCGSIVTEEQPQAMLTSMEYFLMGYGLHMPSQHSGSPRSPLSPTCIAPELLSPESMGLKLKPIKTRVTSQRLH; encoded by the exons ATGGCTGATTTAAGCGTTGATTCCGTTTGCCTCGATGTGGAGACAATCTATCTCGGCGGGAag GAGCATATTGTGCGAACAGGAACTGGTTCGGTATCTGTTATTATATACGGTGATCCAGAGAAACCAGCTCTCATCACTTATCCGGATTTGGCTTTAAATC ATGTATCATGTTTTCAAGGTTTGTTCTTTTGTCCGGAAGCCGCGGCATTGCTCCTTCACAATTTCTGCGTTTACCATATCAGTCCTCCTGGGCATGAG TTGGGAGCTGCTGCAATTAGTGAAGGTTTTCCTGTGCCTTCTGTTGATGATTTAGCAGATCAAATTCTTGAGGTGCTCAACTACTTCAG ACTTGGTGCAGTCATGTGCATGGGAGTAATGGCTGGCGCTTACATCCTGACCTTGTTCGCT ATGAAATATAGGGAGCGGGTTGTTGGTTTGATACTTGTATCGCCTTTGTGCAAAGCACCATCATGGACAGAATGGCTCTGTAATAAG GTGATGTCAAATTTGCTGTACTATTACGGTATGTGTGGTCTTCTGAAGGAATGCTTACTTTACCGGTATTATAGCAAG CAGGAAGTTCGTGGCAATGCAGAAGTTCCAGAATCTGACATAGTTCAAGCATGTAGAAGA CTGCTGGATGAGAGGCAGAGCGCAAATGTGCTTCGTTTTCTTCAAGCCATAGACAG GAGACCTGACCTAACTGATGGTTTGAGGAAATTGAAGTGCCGAACTCTGATATTTGTTGGGGATAGCTCTCCTTTTCATTCCGAGTCTCTCGACATGATTGCAAAACTGGACAAGAGATATAGTGCCTTAGTTGAG GTGCTCGATTGTGGATCAATTGTCACGGAGGAGCAGCCGCAAGCAATGTTGACATCAATGGAGTATTTCCTGATGGGTTACGGGCTGCACATGCCGAGTCAGCACAGTGGCAGCCCAAGGAGCCCGTTGAGCCCTACTTGTATCGCGCCAGAGCTCCTCTCCCCGGAGAGCATGGGATTGAAACTAAAACCGATCAAGACCCGCGTCACGTCACAAAGACTGCATTAG
- the LOC125196413 gene encoding thiamine phosphate phosphatase-like protein codes for MAGKIVIIFDFDRTLIEDDSDRWVFTRMDLTQLFRDLRPTLPWNSLMDRLLEEMHVLGKSIDDIADCLRGMPLHPSVVSVVKQAHALGCDLKVASDSNQFYIRTILEHYGIYSCFSEIITNPAVVDKGRLRIFPYHGSAAPHGCDLCPSNLCKGRVIEQIQVSLSESESKRLIYIGDGGNDFCPTLKLAAGDFVLPKKDFPLLSRISKNSNLVKAKVCEWNSSEDLAKILGKLIECMSNEDKISSSTTQL; via the exons ATGGCCGGGAAGATCGTGATAATATTCGATTTCGATAGAACGCTGATCGAAGACGACAGCGACCGCTGGGTCTTCACCAGGATGGATCTCACCCAGCTGTTCCGCGACCTCCGCCCCACACTCCCGTGGAACTCTCTCATG GATAGGCTATTGGAGGAGATGCACGTTTTAGGAAAATCAATAGATGATATTGCAGATTGTTTGAGAGGAATGCCGTTGCATCCTAGTGTTGTTTCAGTTGTTAAGCAAGCTCATGCTCTCGG ATGTGACTTGAAGGTGGCGAGCGACTCGAATCAGTTTTACATCAGAACTATTTTGGAACATTATGGTATATATAGCTGTTTCTCGGAGATCATCACGAACCCTGCTGTTGTGGATAAAGGAAGGCTGAGGATCTTTCCTTACCATGGTTCAGCTGCGCCACATGGTTGCGATCTCTGCCCATCCAACTTATGCAAG GGTCGTGTCATCGAGCAGATCCAGGTTTCTTTATCCGAAAGTGAAAGCAAAAGGCTTATATATATTGGTGATGGGGGGAACGACTTCTGCCCGACTCTCAAGCTTGCTGCCGGAGACTTTGTGTTGCCAAAGAAGGACTTCCCTCTGTTGAGCCGTATCTCGAAGAACAGCAATCTTGTCAAAGCTAAGGTTTGCGAATGGAACAGCAGCGAAGATCTGGCTAAGATCCTCGGGAAACTTATCGAGTGCATGTCCAACGAAGACAAGATAAGTTCCTCGACCACTCAGCTCTAG
- the LOC125196314 gene encoding mitochondrial carrier protein CoAc2-like — MGEEGDGGNEKAAALVNGLIEGMPVFVKELIAGGVAGGVAKTVVAPLERVKILFQTRRSEFHSLGLLGSFSKIAKTEGVLGFYRGNGASVARIVPYAALHYMAYEEYRRWIILGYPDVGRGPVLDLVAGSFAGGTAVLFTYPLDLVRTKLAYQVVESSKTAVQRHARKDIIYNGIRDCFSRIYKEAGMRGLYRGIAPSLYGIFPYAGLKFYFYEEMKRHVPEDRKKDITVKLVCGSVAGLLGQTFTYPLDVVRRQMQVQRLIISDSSPTKGTVESLVAIVRMQGWKQLFSGLSINYLKVVPSVAIGFTVYDVMKASLRVPSRDEGATGVSSGRRHGQPSSIPSSPSLSQTQQ; from the exons ATGGGAGAAGAGGGGGATGGCGGGAATGAAAAGGCGGCGGCTTTGGTGAATGGATTAATAGAAGGGATGCCTGTTTTCGTGAAGGAGCTGATTGCCGGTGGTGTGGCTGGTGGGGTTGCCAAGACCGTCGTTGCCCCTCTTGAGCGCGTCAAGATCTTGTTTCAG ACCAGAAGATCTGAGTTCCATAGTCTTGGTTTGTTGGGATCCTTctcaaaaattgcaaaaacaGAAGGGGTGCTTGGTTTTTATAG AGGGAATGGAGCTAGTGTCGCCCGCATTGTTCCTTACGCGGCACTGCATTACATGGCTTATGAAGAATATCGAAGATGGATCATCTTGGGTTATCCTGACGTGGGGAGAGGCCCCGTCCTTGACCTCGTAGCTGGATCATTTGCGGGAGGAACAGCTGTGCTATTTACTTATCCTCTCGATTTAGTTCGGACGAAACTGGCTTATCAG GTTGTTGAATCCTCGAAGACCGCTGTACAGAGGCATGCTCGGAAAGATATAATCTACAACGGGATCCGGGATTGCTTCTCCCGGATATACAAAGAGGCTGGCATGAGAGGCCTCTATAGAGGCATTG CTCCATCGCTGTACGGGATCTTTCCTTACGCTGGACTGAAATTCTACTTCTACGAGGAAATGAAAAGGCACGTCCCTGAAGATCGCAAAAAGGACATCACAGTTAAGCTCGTGTGTGGCTCGGTTGCAGGCTTACTCGGACAAACATTCACGTACCCTCTTGATGTCGTCAGGCGGCAAATGCAG GTCCAACGGCTGATAATATCCGACAGCAGTCCTACGAAAGGGACTGTCGAATCTCTCGTCGCGATTGTCCGGATGCAAGGATGGAAGCAGTTATTCTCCGGGCTCAGCATCAACTACCTCAAG GTCGTGCCTTCGGTCGCAATCGGATTCACCGTCTACGATGTCATGAAGGCGTCGCTAAGAGTTCCGTCGAGAGACGAGGGCGCGACCGGGGTTTCGTCGGGGCGACGACACGGTCAGCCGTCGTCGATTCCTTCATCACCTTCATTATCTCAAACTCAACAATAG
- the LOC125197039 gene encoding serine acetyltransferase 5 produces MPAGEFRHPSPPQVPPGSMEEEEWLWGHIQTEARLDAEAEPALASYLYSTILSHSSLGRSLSFHLGNKLCSSTLLSTLLYDLFLNIFSTDASLRSATVADLRAARFRDPACISFSHCLLNYKGFLACQAHRVAHKLWTQSRKPLALALQARISDVFAVDIHPGARIGKGILFDHATGVVVGETAVIGNNVSILHHVTLGGTGKSSGDRHPKIGDGVLIGAGATILGNVMIGEGAKIGAGSVVLIDVPPRTTAVGNPARLVGGKGQPTKHEEIPGESMDHTSFISEWSDYII; encoded by the exons ATGCCCGCCGGAGAATTCCGCCACCCTTCGCCGCCGCAGGTGCCGCCGGGGTCGATGGAAGAGGAGGAATGGCTGTGGGGCCATATCCAGACCGAGGCTCGCCTAGACGCTGAAGCCGAGCCGGCGCTGGCCAGCTATCTCTACTCCACAATCCTCTCTCACTCCTCCTTGGGGCGCTCTCTCTCCTTCCACTTGGGGAACAAGCTCTGCTCCTCCACTCTCCTCTCCACGCTCCTCTACGACCTCTTCCTCAACATCTTCTCCACCGACGCCTCCCTCCGCTCCGCCACCGTCGCCGACCTCCGCGCCGCCCGCTTCCGTGACCCCGCCTGTATCTCCTTCTCGCACTGCCTTCTCAATTACAAGGGATTCCTCGCTTGCCAG GCTCACCGAGTGGCTCACAAGCTGTGGACTCAATCACGAAAGCCTCTAGCACTTGCACTCCAAGCTCGAATTTCAGATGTCTTTGCTGTTGACATCCACCCGGGTGCAAGAATTGGAAAAGGCATCCTCTTTGATCACGCAACGGGAGTTGTAGTAGGCGAGACCGCTGTTATTGGAAACAATGTCTCCATCCTCCACCACGTAACATTGGGAGGAACTGGCAAGTCAAGTGGTGACCGGCACCCTAAGATTGGCGATGGAGTTCTCATCGGTGCTGGGGCGACTATACTCGGAAACGTGATGATCGGGGAGGGGGCCAAGATTGGCGCAGGGTCGGTGGTGCTGATAGATGTACCGCCAAGAACAACAGCTGTGGGTAATCCAGCCCGATTAGTGGGTGGAAAGGGACAGCCAACGAAGCACGAGGAGATCCCTGGGGAGTCGATGGATCACACATCGTTTATATCCGAGTGGTCGGACTATATAATATGA
- the LOC125192394 gene encoding probable acyl-[acyl-carrier-protein]--UDP-N-acetylglucosamine O-acyltransferase, mitochondrial isoform X2, translating into MALLLRIRRSFAAQRLHHRCFSTSLPNFKEEQKMSCVETGGNSGFIHPSAVVHPDAILGQGVSVGLFCTVGPSAKLGNGCQLYPGSHVCGHTKIGDDCTLMMGAVVGDDLPGSTVIGNNNLIGHHAVVGIKCQDLKYKPGNECFLEIGDNNEIREYVSIHRSSHPDEKTIIGANNLIMGSCHIAHDCKMGNHNIFANNTLLAGHVNVENYTHTAGATVIHQFCHIGSFSFIGGGSVVSQDVPKYTMVSGERAELRGLNLEGLRRRGFSVGEIKSLRAAYRKIFMPSEGSCHSIEDRLTELEKDDELGQVEAVCLMVESIRDSFAEDRRGICKFRSRIGS; encoded by the exons ATGGCTTTGCTTCTCCGAATTCGAAGGTCCTTTGCAGCTCAACGGCTCCATCACCGATGCTTCTCCACCTCACTCCCCA ATTTTAAGGAGGAGCAGAAAATGAGCTGTGTGGAAACAGGGGGCAATTCTGGTTTTATTCATCCATCCGCCGTTGTTCATCCGGATGCCATATTAGGTCAG GGTGTTTCTGTTGGTCTGTTTTGCACAGTTGGACCTTCTGCAAAGTTAGGGAATGGTTGTCAGTTATACCCGGGGAGCCATGTCTGTGGACATACAAAGATAGGGGATGACTGCACTTTAATGAT GGGTGCTGTGGTTGGTGATGATCTTCCTGGTAGTACTGTTATTGGAAATAACAATTTAATCGGGCATCATGCGGTTGTAGGCATTAAATGTCAAGATTTGAAATATAAG CCAGGGAACGAATGTTTCCTCGAGATTGGGGACAACAATGAGATCAGAGAATATGTATCTATTCATAGATCCTCACACCCCGATGAAAAAACA ATCATCGGTGCTAATAATCTCATAATGGGATCTTGTCACATTGCACATGACTGCAAAATGGGTAACCATAACATTTTTGCAAATAACACTCTGTTGGCAGGCCATGTAAATGTGGAG AATTATACTCACACCGCAGGGGCCACGGTTATACATCAGTTTTGTCATATTggttctttttctttcattgGTGGCGGGTCAGTG GTTTCTCAAGATGTACCCAAATACACAATGGTCTCTGGTGAACGAGCTGAGCTACGCGGATTAAATCTCGAAGGCCTAAGGCGCCGTGGGTTTTCAGTTGGGGAG ATAAAGAGCCTGAGAGCAGCTTATCGAAAAATATTTATGCCTAGCGAAGGAAGTTGTCATAGCATTGAAGACCGGCTGACCGAACTG GAGAAGGATGACGAATTGGGTCAAGTAGAAGCCGTCTGTTTGATGGTTGAATCCATTCGGGATTCTTTTGCTGAGGATCGCCGCGGTATTTGCAAGTTTAGGTCACGGATCGGATCTTAA
- the LOC125192394 gene encoding probable acyl-[acyl-carrier-protein]--UDP-N-acetylglucosamine O-acyltransferase, mitochondrial isoform X1, translating to MNVYVCSHKITLLPINGVSFISVISLADFKEEQKMSCVETGGNSGFIHPSAVVHPDAILGQGVSVGLFCTVGPSAKLGNGCQLYPGSHVCGHTKIGDDCTLMMGAVVGDDLPGSTVIGNNNLIGHHAVVGIKCQDLKYKPGNECFLEIGDNNEIREYVSIHRSSHPDEKTIIGANNLIMGSCHIAHDCKMGNHNIFANNTLLAGHVNVENYTHTAGATVIHQFCHIGSFSFIGGGSVVSQDVPKYTMVSGERAELRGLNLEGLRRRGFSVGEIKSLRAAYRKIFMPSEGSCHSIEDRLTELEKDDELGQVEAVCLMVESIRDSFAEDRRGICKFRSRIGS from the exons ATGAATGTATATGTATGCTCACACAAAATCACGCTTTTGCCTATCAATGGAGTATCTTTCATCAGCGTTATTTCGTTGGCAGATTTTAAGGAGGAGCAGAAAATGAGCTGTGTGGAAACAGGGGGCAATTCTGGTTTTATTCATCCATCCGCCGTTGTTCATCCGGATGCCATATTAGGTCAG GGTGTTTCTGTTGGTCTGTTTTGCACAGTTGGACCTTCTGCAAAGTTAGGGAATGGTTGTCAGTTATACCCGGGGAGCCATGTCTGTGGACATACAAAGATAGGGGATGACTGCACTTTAATGAT GGGTGCTGTGGTTGGTGATGATCTTCCTGGTAGTACTGTTATTGGAAATAACAATTTAATCGGGCATCATGCGGTTGTAGGCATTAAATGTCAAGATTTGAAATATAAG CCAGGGAACGAATGTTTCCTCGAGATTGGGGACAACAATGAGATCAGAGAATATGTATCTATTCATAGATCCTCACACCCCGATGAAAAAACA ATCATCGGTGCTAATAATCTCATAATGGGATCTTGTCACATTGCACATGACTGCAAAATGGGTAACCATAACATTTTTGCAAATAACACTCTGTTGGCAGGCCATGTAAATGTGGAG AATTATACTCACACCGCAGGGGCCACGGTTATACATCAGTTTTGTCATATTggttctttttctttcattgGTGGCGGGTCAGTG GTTTCTCAAGATGTACCCAAATACACAATGGTCTCTGGTGAACGAGCTGAGCTACGCGGATTAAATCTCGAAGGCCTAAGGCGCCGTGGGTTTTCAGTTGGGGAG ATAAAGAGCCTGAGAGCAGCTTATCGAAAAATATTTATGCCTAGCGAAGGAAGTTGTCATAGCATTGAAGACCGGCTGACCGAACTG GAGAAGGATGACGAATTGGGTCAAGTAGAAGCCGTCTGTTTGATGGTTGAATCCATTCGGGATTCTTTTGCTGAGGATCGCCGCGGTATTTGCAAGTTTAGGTCACGGATCGGATCTTAA
- the LOC125192394 gene encoding probable acyl-[acyl-carrier-protein]--UDP-N-acetylglucosamine O-acyltransferase, mitochondrial isoform X3 translates to MMGAVVGDDLPGSTVIGNNNLIGHHAVVGIKCQDLKYKPGNECFLEIGDNNEIREYVSIHRSSHPDEKTIIGANNLIMGSCHIAHDCKMGNHNIFANNTLLAGHVNVENYTHTAGATVIHQFCHIGSFSFIGGGSVVSQDVPKYTMVSGERAELRGLNLEGLRRRGFSVGEIKSLRAAYRKIFMPSEGSCHSIEDRLTELEKDDELGQVEAVCLMVESIRDSFAEDRRGICKFRSRIGS, encoded by the exons ATGAT GGGTGCTGTGGTTGGTGATGATCTTCCTGGTAGTACTGTTATTGGAAATAACAATTTAATCGGGCATCATGCGGTTGTAGGCATTAAATGTCAAGATTTGAAATATAAG CCAGGGAACGAATGTTTCCTCGAGATTGGGGACAACAATGAGATCAGAGAATATGTATCTATTCATAGATCCTCACACCCCGATGAAAAAACA ATCATCGGTGCTAATAATCTCATAATGGGATCTTGTCACATTGCACATGACTGCAAAATGGGTAACCATAACATTTTTGCAAATAACACTCTGTTGGCAGGCCATGTAAATGTGGAG AATTATACTCACACCGCAGGGGCCACGGTTATACATCAGTTTTGTCATATTggttctttttctttcattgGTGGCGGGTCAGTG GTTTCTCAAGATGTACCCAAATACACAATGGTCTCTGGTGAACGAGCTGAGCTACGCGGATTAAATCTCGAAGGCCTAAGGCGCCGTGGGTTTTCAGTTGGGGAG ATAAAGAGCCTGAGAGCAGCTTATCGAAAAATATTTATGCCTAGCGAAGGAAGTTGTCATAGCATTGAAGACCGGCTGACCGAACTG GAGAAGGATGACGAATTGGGTCAAGTAGAAGCCGTCTGTTTGATGGTTGAATCCATTCGGGATTCTTTTGCTGAGGATCGCCGCGGTATTTGCAAGTTTAGGTCACGGATCGGATCTTAA
- the LOC125192395 gene encoding glycine-rich cell wall structural protein 2-like produces the protein MRTTILHVTICLLLLASINCWAHSFGGEGGRRRMMGSSEPSGASETPTGGSGEAHAPSWDYSWGWGSTPTSGWGYGSGSGKSPNGFARGSGFGFGSGSGSGSGYGYGSGSGGAHGGGHGSGNGNEGSDGDAGNNKHG, from the coding sequence ATGCGTACAACAATTCTCCATGTCACAATATGCCTACTTCTCTTAGCTTCGATCAATTGTTGGGCACATAGCTTTGGTGGTGAAGGTGGAAGACGAAGGATGATGGGCTCGTCGGAGCCTAGTGGCGCTTCGGAGACTCCCACCGGAGGTAGCGGGGAAGCCCACGCCCCGAGCTGGGACTACAGCTGGGGGTGGGGCTCCACCCCGACATCCGGGTGGGGCTACGGATCGGGCTCGGGCAAGTCTCCTAACGGTTTTGCGAGGGGGTCCGGTTTCGGGTTTGGGTCGGGGTCTGGCTCGGGCTCCGGATATGGTTATGGTTCGGGTAGCGGTGGCGCTCATGGAGGCGGTCACGGGAGTGGCAACGGGAACGAAGGCAGCGACGGCGATGCAGGCAATAACAAGCATGGTTGA